The following proteins are encoded in a genomic region of Amphiura filiformis chromosome 11, Afil_fr2py, whole genome shotgun sequence:
- the LOC140163669 gene encoding uncharacterized protein, producing MADKPGQKIFERFMRKQHQGREDQDEEEDKEIAGLIQCSICLRTMTDPRAFPCLHSFCFPCMQRLAQSSQVPRKSIQCPMCKKSFQIPSSGLESLVVSNFYITTLKDRRSLQEKLIPCTSCNDSTLVAVARCLECKDFLCEKCYDAHKTVRVLKSHRVCTLKELKSGTVDFNSKPKEQFCEVHKGETLQLFCYTCNIPICKVCSEETHPSGSHTYADLSGSDTNQQERIKELAEQCQQMTKEIGDAIDEAKKTKDEFKDSVQKALDGINESSQVARAQMLLILDKRKQDLDKSLKRHEMEQSTAMNKHLEDLLFHQARLKNALDMVSQATSSSSFYATAELYATLTDTLQQLANLKPAKFCNDSAGVSFAAYSSSSSSCSVPPLGYLTPRRSEELGTWVLLKHFASHRQINQSRGIVVHPNSDIAVADIGACRVAVYNKLGEFKFPIQGTRGRSNSGGTHGIAVSANGLYFVTGLADLVEVFNADGTLQYKFPAVSPSNVPSNQEDEDTSLIGIAVDAATQHVLVGDIQSKYISKHRLDGTHISSIQVDIQPWYIQVTAQSVIVASSYEEHAVNMYDQEGLLLHNCSIPTGLSPDMWYPTGLCVAHRICLNKYIQMDGMQEPGQGPGSRTCFACQQSITGMHQSFSREPLAKANVKHRASA from the exons ATGGCAGATAAACCTGGTCAGAAAATATTTGAGCGGTTCATGCGTAAGCAGCACCAAGGAAGAGAAGATCAAGATGAAGAGGAGGACAAAGAAATTGCAGGTCTCATCCAATGCAGCATCTGTCTTCGTACGATGACCGATCCTAGAGCTTTCCCATGCCTTCATTCTTTCTGTTTTCCTTGTATGCAACGACTAGCTCAAAGCAGCCAAGTACCTAGAAAGTCAATCCAATGTCCAATGTGTAAAAAGAGCTTCCAAATACCCTCCTCTGGCCTAGAGAGTTTGGTTGTGTCCAATTTCTACATTACAACTTTGAAGGACAGGAGATCCCTGCAAGAGAAGTTGATTCCTTGCACTTCATGTAATGATTCTACTTTAGTAGCAGTGGCCAGGTGCCTAGAATGCAAGGACTTTCTTTGTGAGAAATGTTATGATGCACACAAGACTGTTCGAGTGCTCAAAAGCCACCGTGTCTGCACCTTGAAGGAGTTGAAATCAGGGACTGTTGATTTTAACTCCAAACCCAAGGAGCAGTTTTGTGAAGTGCACAAGGGAGAGACCCTGCAGCTGTTTTGTTATACTTGCAATATTCCGATTTGCAAAGTTTGTAGTGAAGAAACGCACCCATCAGGAAGTCATACTTACGCAGATCTATCAGGGAGTGACACTAATCAACAAGAACGAATCAAGGAACTAGCAGAGCAGTGTCAACAGATGACGAAAGAAATCGGTGATGCGATCGATGAAGCGAAAAAGACAAAAGATGAGTTCAAAGACTCTGTACAGAAAGCCTTAGATGGAATCAATGAGTCCTCACAGGTCGCACGAGCACAGATGCTGTTGATACTTGATAAGAGAAAGCAGGATCTTGATAAGTCACTGAAGAGGCATGAAATGGAGCAATCTACTGCAATGAATAAGCACCTCGAAGACCTTCTGTTCCACCAAGCTCGCCTTAAGAATGCTCTTGATATGGTCAGTCAAGCGACAAGCTCAAGCTCCTTTTATGCTACTGCTgaactttatgcaacattaactGATACACTTCAACAGCTGGCCAATTTGAAACCTGCAAAATTCTGCAATGATTCTGCAGGAGTAAGTTTTGCTGCTTACTCAAGTTCGTCAAGCAGCTGTTCAGTTCCACCTCTTGGTTACCTTACTCCAAGACGTAGTGAAGAGTTGGGCACATGGGTGTTACTGAAGCACTTCGCTTCTCATCGTCAGATAAACCAAAGTAGAGGTATTGTAGTTCATCCAAACAGTGATATTGCTGTTGCAGATATTGGAGCCTGTCGAGTCGCTGTGTACAACAAACTGGGGGAGTTTAAATTTCCAATACAAGGTACAAGGGGAAGGTCAAATAGTGGAGGTACTCATGGGATTGCTGTTAGTGCTAATGGCCTCTACTTTGTCACTGGGCTTGCAGATTTGGTGGAAGTCTTCAATGCTGATGGTACCTTGCAATATAAGTTTCCTGCAGTATCTCCTAGCAACGTGCCTTCCAATCAGGAAGATGAAGATACCAGTCTTATTGGCATCGCTGTTGACGCTGCCACTCAACATGTTCTTGTTGGTGATATCCAATCCAAATACATCAGTAAGCATCGTCTGGATGGTACACATATAAGTAGCATACAAGTGGATATACAACCATGGTATATCCAGGTGACAGCTCAATCAGTTATCGTAGCAAGTTCCTATGAAGAACATGCTGTGAATATGTACGATCAAGAAGGGCTACTCCTTCATAACTGTAGCATACCTACAGGATTATCGCCAGACATGTGGTATCCTACAGGACTCTGCGTTGCTCATAGGATTTGTCTtaataaatatatacaaatggatggaa TGCAGGAACCCGGGCAGGGTCCAGGGTCTAGAACATGCTTTGCCTGTCAGCAGTCAATTACAGGCATGCATCAAAGTTTCTCAAGAGAGCCGTTggccaaagctaacgttaaacaCCGGGCCTCCGCCTAA